One Rosettibacter firmus genomic window carries:
- the pgeF gene encoding peptidoglycan editing factor PgeF — protein MIKIIQSNLFKKFPEIIFGFSTKIGLNRKEPYYFNMSFSVGDKIENVKENREKFFKELGIDSSSIAYQKQIHSDIIKIVNHSGYAGISDAMITTKPNIGLIVSSADCVTIFIYDVKNHIISAIHSGWQGTYKKILEKTLHLLFNEFNSRPENLYVYIGPAISQKNYEVKKDVASLFDEKYLKFDHDKIYLDLKTANVDMLIKNGIPETQIEISELCTFEEKDLLHSYRRDGKISGRALGLIAMREI, from the coding sequence ATGATAAAGATTATTCAGAGTAACTTATTTAAAAAATTTCCAGAAATTATTTTTGGATTCTCTACAAAAATAGGATTAAACAGAAAAGAACCTTATTATTTTAATATGTCTTTTTCTGTTGGAGATAAAATAGAAAACGTAAAAGAAAATAGAGAGAAATTTTTTAAAGAACTTGGAATTGATTCATCCAGCATTGCATATCAGAAACAAATACATAGTGATATAATTAAAATTGTAAACCACAGTGGCTACGCAGGTATTAGTGATGCAATGATTACAACTAAACCTAATATTGGATTAATTGTTTCGTCTGCAGATTGTGTTACTATTTTTATTTACGATGTAAAGAATCATATAATATCTGCAATTCATTCTGGCTGGCAGGGGACATACAAAAAAATTTTAGAAAAGACTTTGCACTTATTATTTAATGAATTTAATTCCAGACCAGAAAATTTATATGTTTATATTGGACCTGCAATATCACAAAAAAATTATGAAGTTAAGAAAGATGTTGCTTCTCTTTTTGATGAAAAATATTTGAAATTTGATCACGATAAAATTTATTTAGATCTTAAAACAGCTAATGTAGATATGCTAATTAAAAATGGAATTCCTGAAACACAGATCGAAATTTCTGAATTATGCACTTTTGAGGAAAAAGATTTATTACATTCATATCGTCGTGATGGAAAAATTTCTGGTAGAGCATTAGGCTTAATTGCAATGAGGGAGATTTAA
- a CDS encoding DMT family transporter — MFSENLKIILGYILICLIWGSTWLAIRIGLDSLTPIFSAGIRFILASIYIYILMRIQHIKLQKDKLSLKLYFILAFFSFSIPFGLVYWAEQFIPSGLASILFATLPFGVIIFSFLAFPNYKISYHQLIGVILGFIGIIIIFSENLLIDIEGYFWGILAVLLSSFMQASIAVIIKKHGEHLNPLSMNFLPLLISGFIMILMGALLENSSTWKFDYKAIGSILFLSFFGTVITFTTYYWLLKRMNVVILSLSSFITPIVAVILGGLVLNEKLTEYTILGSSLVLIGILFANFRGLIKYFEAKKIL, encoded by the coding sequence ATGTTTTCAGAAAATTTGAAAATAATTCTTGGCTATATTTTAATTTGTTTAATCTGGGGTTCAACTTGGCTTGCTATTCGTATTGGACTTGATTCATTAACTCCAATTTTTTCTGCAGGTATAAGATTTATTTTAGCATCTATTTATATCTATATTTTGATGAGAATTCAACATATAAAACTTCAGAAGGATAAGCTTTCATTAAAATTATATTTTATTCTTGCATTCTTTTCATTTTCAATTCCTTTTGGTTTGGTTTATTGGGCTGAACAATTTATACCATCTGGATTGGCTTCGATTTTATTTGCAACACTCCCTTTTGGTGTAATCATTTTTTCATTTTTAGCTTTTCCAAATTATAAAATATCTTATCATCAATTAATAGGTGTTATTTTAGGTTTTATTGGTATCATAATTATCTTTTCTGAAAATCTTTTAATTGATATAGAAGGATATTTCTGGGGAATACTTGCTGTTTTGTTAAGTTCTTTTATGCAAGCATCAATTGCTGTTATAATTAAAAAACATGGAGAGCATTTAAATCCATTATCAATGAATTTTTTACCACTTCTTATTTCAGGTTTTATTATGATTTTAATGGGAGCTCTATTAGAAAATTCATCTACCTGGAAATTTGATTATAAAGCAATTGGTTCTATACTTTTTCTATCTTTTTTTGGAACGGTTATTACTTTTACTACTTATTACTGGCTTCTAAAAAGGATGAATGTAGTAATTCTTTCTTTATCATCATTTATTACTCCTATTGTTGCAGTAATTTTAGGTGGTTTAGTTTTAAATGAAAAATTAACTGAATATACAATTCTTGGTAGTTCATTAGTGCTAATAGGAATATTATTTGCTAATTTTAGAGGGTTAATAAAATATTTTGAAGCAAAAAAAATTTTGTAA
- the folK gene encoding 2-amino-4-hydroxy-6-hydroxymethyldihydropteridine diphosphokinase: protein MVNNIFLGLGSNKGDRLYYLRAAVKKINGFESCKVLAASSIYESTPYGNLNQENFYNAVIEIDTGLGVIGLFKFLKNIEKELGRKETSEKWGPREIDIDILFLNTLIYETDDLIIPHPEVYKRDFALIPLIEIAPDFIPPGQKKKIREFDLSNIEKHIIGKLDYSLI, encoded by the coding sequence ATGGTGAATAACATTTTCCTTGGTCTTGGCTCAAATAAAGGTGATCGTTTATATTATCTTCGAGCCGCTGTTAAAAAAATTAATGGTTTTGAAAGCTGTAAAGTACTTGCTGCTTCTTCAATTTATGAATCTACTCCTTATGGTAATTTGAATCAAGAAAATTTTTATAATGCAGTAATTGAAATTGATACAGGTCTTGGTGTGATTGGATTATTTAAATTTCTGAAAAATATTGAAAAGGAATTGGGCAGAAAAGAAACTTCAGAAAAATGGGGACCAAGAGAAATTGATATTGATATTCTTTTCCTGAATACTTTAATTTATGAAACAGATGATTTAATTATTCCACATCCCGAAGTGTATAAAAGAGATTTTGCATTGATACCATTAATAGAAATTGCACCAGATTTTATTCCACCAGGTCAAAAGAAAAAAATACGTGAATTTGATTTATCAAATATCGAAAAACATATAATTGGAAAATTAGATTACTCACTAATTTAA
- a CDS encoding glycosyltransferase family 9 protein has product MSHQNILSKVIINLLKKYFSVKEKTEYSLNNPERFLIIRQHNQFGDMLASVPLFRAIKEKYPNSKITLIASPENYYAITKNKYIDELFIFNKKKFFNFVYLKKLKQVLRKKYDVAIVPATVAISKTSCILAALSNSEIKIGPESLNGQKNDISFLFHYRIELNWKKNPDAHVSDFIMDIVRPFGLSTKNFSSSIEYDQEDEKAAEEFINSINLAKDDYLVGFHVGAGKPQNRWSLEKYINLIMKLKEHYKIKIYFTGSSSDKDEIDYMKKNLNFQAAYFINQPISTLAALISKSDLFITNDTGVMHVAGTTKTPQISLFGPTNPYNWAPIGEEKYFIRKSELISDITEDEVFNLCCSIFEKHKKN; this is encoded by the coding sequence ATGTCCCATCAAAATATTTTATCAAAAGTTATTATAAATCTTCTTAAAAAATATTTTTCAGTTAAAGAGAAAACGGAATATTCACTGAACAATCCTGAAAGATTTTTGATAATACGTCAGCATAATCAATTTGGAGATATGCTTGCAAGTGTTCCATTGTTCAGAGCTATAAAAGAGAAATATCCGAATTCAAAAATTACTTTGATTGCAAGTCCCGAAAATTATTATGCTATTACAAAGAATAAATATATAGATGAGCTATTCATATTTAATAAAAAGAAGTTTTTCAATTTTGTCTATTTAAAAAAATTGAAGCAAGTATTAAGAAAAAAATATGATGTAGCAATTGTGCCAGCTACTGTTGCAATTTCTAAAACAAGCTGCATATTGGCTGCACTGTCAAATTCAGAAATTAAAATTGGTCCAGAATCTTTGAATGGTCAAAAAAATGATATTTCATTTTTGTTTCATTACAGAATTGAACTTAACTGGAAAAAGAATCCAGATGCTCATGTTTCAGATTTTATAATGGATATAGTTCGTCCATTTGGTTTATCAACCAAAAATTTTAGTTCATCTATAGAATATGATCAAGAAGATGAGAAAGCTGCAGAAGAATTTATTAATTCAATTAATTTAGCGAAAGATGATTATTTAGTTGGATTTCATGTTGGAGCTGGAAAACCTCAAAATAGATGGTCATTAGAAAAGTATATTAATCTGATTATGAAATTAAAAGAACATTATAAAATAAAAATATACTTTACTGGAAGTTCATCAGATAAAGATGAGATTGACTATATGAAAAAGAATTTAAACTTTCAGGCTGCTTATTTTATTAATCAACCAATTTCTACACTGGCAGCTTTAATTTCTAAAAGTGATTTATTTATAACTAACGACACAGGTGTAATGCATGTTGCAGGCACAACAAAAACTCCACAAATTTCTTTATTTGGTCCCACAAATCCATATAATTGGGCTCCAATAGGAGAAGAAAAATATTTCATCAGAAAATCTGAATTAATTTCTGATATTACTGAAGATGAAGTATTTAATTTATGTTGTTCAATATTTGAAAAACATAAGAAGAACTGA
- a CDS encoding trans-sulfuration enzyme family protein encodes MANNARNNKYDESKYSMDTHLIYGKYITDKWDYTHHVTAPISSSTTFRLDSVERGAEGFMRFAHTQEFGDKAPIFIYDRLGEPNKDMLEENLAYVEKGEMAVSFASGMGAISAVLGILTKSGDEIITHNTLYGCTLSLLSNWYPRYNIKWIPIDLTVAQNLYNFITPKTRVVYFETPSNPNLELIDIEQVRKIVDDVNNTRSEENKIHIVIDNTFATPFCQRPIEFGADFVVHSLTKGIGGFGTDMGGIVIGKKKYQDLLYLYRKDFGGVLNPKSAWSILTYGLPTLPIRLKQQINTATKIAEYLNSHPKIAFVNYPGLPNFKFYELAKKQMRDFNGKFAPGSLIYFVIKGNTAIESKENGRKFMDYAADFAYTMTLAVSLGHTRTLIEHPASMTHSVVPPDELEDRGIDPGGIRLAIGLENPDDIIYDLEKCLEII; translated from the coding sequence ATGGCAAATAATGCCAGAAATAATAAGTATGACGAATCTAAGTATTCTATGGATACCCATTTAATTTATGGAAAGTATATTACTGATAAATGGGATTATACGCACCACGTTACAGCTCCAATTTCTTCTTCCACAACATTCCGTCTGGATTCTGTTGAAAGAGGTGCAGAAGGTTTTATGAGATTTGCTCATACTCAGGAGTTTGGTGATAAAGCTCCTATTTTTATTTATGATCGACTTGGCGAACCAAACAAAGATATGCTCGAAGAAAATTTAGCTTATGTTGAAAAAGGTGAAATGGCTGTAAGTTTTGCTAGTGGTATGGGAGCAATTTCAGCTGTGCTTGGTATTCTAACAAAATCTGGCGATGAAATTATTACTCATAATACTCTCTATGGCTGTACCTTATCTCTTTTGAGTAACTGGTATCCTCGCTACAATATAAAATGGATACCTATAGATTTAACTGTAGCTCAGAATTTATATAATTTTATTACACCCAAAACCAGAGTAGTTTATTTTGAAACCCCTTCCAATCCAAACCTTGAATTGATTGACATTGAACAGGTAAGAAAAATAGTTGACGACGTAAACAATACTCGTTCCGAAGAAAACAAAATTCATATTGTAATTGATAACACATTTGCAACTCCTTTCTGCCAGCGTCCAATTGAGTTTGGAGCTGATTTTGTAGTTCATTCTCTTACTAAAGGGATTGGTGGATTTGGTACCGATATGGGAGGAATTGTTATTGGAAAAAAGAAGTATCAGGATTTACTTTATTTATATCGCAAAGATTTTGGTGGAGTGCTAAATCCCAAAAGTGCGTGGTCAATATTAACTTATGGATTACCTACTTTGCCGATTCGTCTAAAACAACAAATTAATACTGCAACAAAAATTGCTGAATATCTTAATTCTCATCCTAAAATTGCATTTGTTAACTATCCAGGATTACCAAATTTCAAGTTTTATGAACTTGCTAAAAAACAAATGAGAGATTTTAATGGCAAATTTGCTCCAGGTAGTTTAATCTACTTTGTTATTAAAGGGAATACAGCAATTGAAAGTAAAGAAAATGGAAGAAAGTTTATGGATTATGCAGCAGATTTTGCTTATACAATGACTCTGGCAGTAAGTCTTGGTCATACTCGAACTCTTATTGAACATCCTGCATCGATGACACATTCAGTTGTTCCTCCTGATGAACTTGAAGATAGAGGAATTGATCCAGGAGGAATTAGATTGGCTATTGGTCTTGAAAATCCTGATGATATAATTTATGACCTGGAAAAATGTCTTGAAATAATTTAG
- the folB gene encoding dihydroneopterin aldolase yields MINVIRIKNASFYAYHGALKEEQNIGGRFEADVDIYTDFSKAAEKDDLRLTINYDEVYKFIKEIVHQKKLYLIETLATTIANELLNRYPAIQKIAVRVRKHNVPVGGVLDYVEAEVIKENGE; encoded by the coding sequence ATGATAAATGTAATTAGAATAAAAAATGCAAGTTTTTATGCATATCATGGTGCATTAAAAGAAGAACAAAATATTGGCGGCAGATTTGAAGCTGATGTAGATATTTACACGGATTTTTCTAAGGCAGCAGAAAAAGATGATTTGAGATTAACAATTAATTACGATGAAGTATATAAATTCATTAAAGAAATAGTTCATCAAAAAAAATTATATTTAATAGAAACACTTGCAACAACAATTGCAAATGAATTACTTAATCGCTATCCTGCAATTCAGAAAATTGCCGTCAGAGTACGAAAACATAATGTACCTGTCGGAGGTGTTCTGGATTATGTAGAAGCGGAGGTAATTAAAGAAAATGGTGAATAA
- the asnS gene encoding asparagine--tRNA ligase has translation MRPTVYIKDLSKHNGEEVTLKGWLYNKRSSGKIKFLILRDGSGYVQCVVVKNNVSDEVFEIADKITQESSFEVKGKVRAESRAIGGYELDVTDLKLISLSHDYPITPKEHGIEFLMDNRHLWVRSKKQVAILKIRHRIVKAIRDFFDSHGFTLFDPPIITPNACEGTSTLFEMDYFDLGKAYLTQSGQLYAESGAMALGKVYSFGPTFRAEKSKTRRHLTEFWMVEPEMAFYDLNDNMDLAEEFLEYVVQTVLEDKKEELKELERDTSKLEKVVRPFPRITYDEAVEILRKNGVDFQWGNDFGGADETIISEQFDRPVMVHHYPAEVKAFYMKRDPENPKLALAVDVLAPEGYGEIIGGSQREDDLNLLIERIKEHNLPQQYFEWYLDLRRYGSVPHSGFGLGLERTVSWICGLEHLREAIPFPRMIYRNTP, from the coding sequence ATGAGACCTACTGTTTATATTAAAGACTTATCCAAACATAACGGGGAAGAAGTAACACTTAAAGGTTGGCTCTATAATAAAAGATCGAGTGGTAAAATTAAATTTTTAATTTTACGTGATGGTTCAGGATATGTTCAATGTGTTGTTGTGAAGAATAATGTTAGCGATGAAGTTTTTGAAATAGCCGACAAAATAACTCAAGAATCTTCATTTGAAGTTAAAGGAAAAGTAAGAGCTGAAAGTAGAGCTATTGGTGGTTACGAACTTGATGTAACAGACCTTAAGTTAATTTCACTTTCCCATGATTATCCAATTACACCTAAAGAGCATGGTATCGAATTCTTAATGGATAACCGACATCTCTGGGTGCGATCAAAAAAACAGGTTGCAATTCTTAAGATTCGTCATAGAATTGTAAAAGCAATTCGCGATTTTTTTGATTCTCATGGATTCACTTTATTCGATCCACCAATAATTACACCGAATGCTTGCGAAGGTACATCAACACTTTTTGAAATGGATTATTTTGATCTGGGTAAAGCTTATTTAACTCAATCAGGTCAATTGTATGCAGAAAGTGGTGCAATGGCTCTCGGAAAAGTATATTCGTTTGGTCCAACTTTTCGTGCAGAAAAATCAAAAACAAGAAGACATCTTACAGAATTCTGGATGGTTGAACCAGAAATGGCTTTTTATGATTTGAATGATAATATGGATTTAGCAGAAGAATTTCTCGAATATGTTGTTCAAACTGTTCTTGAAGATAAAAAAGAAGAATTAAAAGAACTTGAAAGAGATACATCTAAACTTGAAAAAGTAGTTCGCCCATTTCCAAGAATTACATACGATGAAGCAGTAGAAATATTAAGAAAAAATGGTGTTGATTTTCAATGGGGTAACGATTTTGGTGGTGCAGATGAAACAATAATTTCGGAACAATTTGATAGACCTGTAATGGTACATCATTATCCTGCAGAAGTTAAAGCTTTTTATATGAAACGCGATCCCGAAAATCCTAAACTTGCTCTTGCAGTCGATGTGCTGGCTCCAGAAGGTTATGGTGAAATAATTGGTGGTAGTCAACGTGAAGATGATCTGAATCTTTTAATCGAAAGAATTAAAGAACATAACTTACCTCAACAATATTTTGAATGGTATCTTGATTTAAGAAGATATGGTTCAGTTCCTCACTCAGGCTTTGGACTCGGTCTTGAAAGAACAGTAAGCTGGATTTGTGGATTGGAACATTTGAGAGAAGCAATCCCATTCCCTAGAATGATTTACAGGAATACACCTTAA
- a CDS encoding Ppx/GppA phosphatase family protein yields the protein MNGKNLAAIDLGTNSFHLIIVKIKNNGGFEIIDREKEVIRLGEGSAGDIKLILPDAIERALSCLKRFKGIAEAHNAKIRAVATSAVREAHNKNDFIQKVYNETGINVEVVSGFEEARLIYLGVLKALPIYNKKALIIDIGGGSTEFLIGKKGNPIYSVSLKIGAVRLSQKFFPDYIITKSRLEECRRWVEGEIFPIVEHIKKEGFEISVGSSGTIMSTGQMINAIKKGTTNSITPLNNFVFNKKELEKISEEILKRKTPGDRKKIPAMDEKRADIIPAGIIILQTIFDLLDINEMTISNYALREGIVIDTLQKHASEINKPVLSDIRKESIFHLAEKCNYDKKHSEHVAKLSLQIYDDLINLHKLDTEYRELLEAAAILHDVGYNISYANHHHHSYYLIKNSELLGFNENEIDIIAHTARYHRKSHPKPSHSEFEELSDKTKQVIKKLSSILRIADSLDRTHKQIIKSIKSELKGNSVIIKIEHDKNIMPDIELWNLERRKGLFEEVFKKKIKVEL from the coding sequence ATGAACGGGAAAAATTTAGCTGCTATAGATTTAGGTACTAATTCGTTTCATTTAATAATTGTCAAAATAAAAAATAATGGTGGATTTGAAATTATTGATAGAGAGAAAGAAGTTATAAGATTAGGAGAAGGAAGTGCTGGTGATATAAAATTAATTCTTCCAGATGCTATCGAACGTGCATTAAGCTGTCTAAAAAGATTTAAGGGAATAGCCGAAGCACATAATGCAAAAATTCGAGCTGTTGCTACCAGTGCTGTAAGAGAAGCACACAACAAAAATGATTTCATTCAAAAAGTATATAATGAAACTGGAATTAATGTGGAAGTGGTTAGTGGTTTTGAAGAAGCGAGATTAATTTATCTTGGAGTTTTAAAAGCTCTACCTATTTATAATAAAAAAGCATTGATTATTGATATTGGTGGTGGTAGTACAGAATTTTTAATAGGGAAAAAAGGAAATCCAATTTATTCGGTAAGTCTTAAAATTGGTGCAGTAAGATTATCACAAAAATTTTTCCCTGATTATATTATTACAAAATCAAGACTTGAAGAATGTAGGAGATGGGTCGAAGGAGAAATTTTTCCAATAGTAGAACATATAAAGAAAGAAGGATTTGAAATTTCTGTTGGCTCTTCTGGAACAATTATGTCTACTGGACAAATGATTAATGCAATAAAAAAGGGCACAACAAACTCAATCACACCATTGAATAATTTTGTTTTTAATAAAAAAGAATTAGAAAAAATTTCTGAAGAGATACTTAAAAGAAAAACACCAGGTGATCGTAAAAAAATTCCTGCAATGGACGAGAAGAGAGCGGATATAATTCCAGCTGGAATAATAATATTACAAACAATTTTTGATTTACTTGATATTAATGAGATGACAATTTCTAACTATGCTTTAAGAGAAGGTATTGTTATCGATACTCTACAGAAACATGCTTCTGAAATTAATAAACCAGTACTTTCGGATATTAGAAAAGAATCAATTTTCCATTTAGCTGAAAAATGTAATTACGATAAAAAGCATTCTGAACATGTAGCAAAATTATCACTACAGATTTATGATGATTTAATCAACCTTCATAAGCTTGATACTGAATATCGAGAACTTCTAGAAGCAGCAGCAATTCTTCACGATGTTGGCTATAATATCTCTTATGCAAATCATCATCATCATAGTTATTATCTTATAAAAAATAGTGAGTTACTTGGATTTAACGAAAATGAAATTGATATCATTGCTCATACTGCAAGATATCATCGAAAAAGTCATCCAAAACCATCTCATTCTGAATTTGAAGAATTATCAGATAAAACAAAACAGGTAATAAAAAAATTATCATCTATTTTAAGAATTGCTGATTCACTTGATAGAACTCATAAGCAGATAATTAAATCAATAAAGTCAGAGTTAAAGGGGAATTCTGTTATTATAAAAATTGAGCACGATAAAAATATAATGCCCGATATTGAATTATGGAATTTGGAAAGAAGAAAAGGATTGTTCGAAGAAGTTTTTAAAAAGAAAATTAAAGTCGAATTATAA
- a CDS encoding deoxynucleoside kinase has protein sequence MKELRYIAIEGVIGAGKTSLAKKLSEKIGANLILEEFQENPFLEKFYEDRRKYAFQTQIFFLISRYKQLQLLNQQDLFSKYIVSDYIFDKDKIFAYLNLSGEELKLYDAIFPLLERDIPKPDLVIYLQASIDRLMHNIKLRARSFEKNLTRAYLVELSEAYNDFFFKYNDTPLLIVNTTEIDFINRQEDFDELYNQIFRDDRGFIEYFNPEVRK, from the coding sequence GTGAAAGAACTAAGATACATTGCAATTGAAGGAGTAATTGGTGCCGGGAAGACAAGTCTTGCAAAAAAACTTTCCGAAAAAATAGGTGCCAATCTAATTCTCGAAGAATTTCAGGAAAATCCTTTTCTCGAAAAATTTTACGAAGACCGTCGCAAATATGCATTTCAAACTCAGATCTTTTTTCTCATCAGTCGTTATAAACAACTCCAATTATTGAATCAACAGGATTTGTTTAGTAAATATATTGTTTCTGATTACATTTTTGATAAAGATAAAATATTTGCATATCTAAATCTTTCGGGAGAGGAATTAAAACTTTATGATGCAATCTTTCCATTGCTCGAAAGAGATATTCCCAAACCAGATTTAGTTATTTATTTACAGGCAAGTATCGATAGATTAATGCATAACATAAAACTTCGTGCACGTTCATTCGAAAAAAATCTTACAAGAGCTTATCTTGTTGAACTTTCTGAAGCTTATAATGACTTTTTCTTCAAGTATAATGATACTCCGTTATTAATTGTTAATACTACTGAAATTGATTTTATTAATCGTCAGGAAGATTTTGATGAACTTTATAATCAAATCTTTCGAGACGATAGAGGCTTTATTGAATATTTTAATCCAGAGGTGAGGAAATAA